A section of the Harmonia axyridis chromosome 2, icHarAxyr1.1, whole genome shotgun sequence genome encodes:
- the LOC123673918 gene encoding dnaJ homolog subfamily B member 14-like, with the protein MESNKDEATHCLDIAEKCIQQKNFGRGIKFLNKSLTLYPSEKAQSLLNSIQDLPYQKDCRPSLELRKKISPKCRTRSHTPDELDEIIIQILNSHNYYDILKLDKDATDKEIKKSYKQLALILHPDKTQQPGAAEAFKSIRNAASILTDGAKRRVYDIYGPEEVNNSSASYSFRSTFSKHDSETSVNCSEHNIFEEDNGGLYDKPKKREKLSLRLIWPIIFAITLTIVTTFFMHDPLYSFQKSPKYPVLRYTHNLKIPYFVKENFLMENSGMTISLLDNEVEIETITNLQHACYNERSYRNYLLQLARKRQNSEDLSGLLQMRSPSCENLREIQRVFYLLELE; encoded by the exons ATGGAAAGTAACAAAGATGAAGCTACACATTGTTTAGATATTGCAGAAAAatgtattcaacaaaaaaatttcggaaGAGGCATAAAATTCCTGAATAAATCGTTGACATTGTATCCTTCTGAAAAAGCTCAAA gtCTACTCAATTCAATACAAGATTTGCCATATCAGAAAGATTGTCGTCCATCTTTGGaactaagaaaaaaaatatcaccaaaATGTAGGACCCGTTCGCATACACCTGATGAATTAGATGAAATAATCATTCAGATTCTGAATTCGCATAATTATTATGATATATTGAAATTAGATAAGGACGCCACTGataaagaaatcaaaaagtctTACAAACAACTTGCGCTAATACTCCATCCTGATAAAACGCAGCAACCAGGCGCAGCTGAAGCTTTCAAGTCAATAA GAAATGCTGCTTCAATTCTTACCGATGGAGCAAAAAGAAGGGTGTACGACATTTACGGACCAGAAGAAGTCAACAACTCCTCGGCCAGTTATAGTTTTCGATCTACCTTTTCAAAACATGACAGCGAAACTTCTGTGAACTGTTCTGAACATAATATATTCGAAGAGGATAATGGAGGATTGTATGATAAACCCAAAAAA CGTGAGAAATTATCCCTGAGGTTGATATGGCCAATCATTTTTGCAATTACCCTTACAATTGTTACCACGTTTTTCATGCACGATCCATTATACAGCTTCCAAAAATCTCC GAAATACCCAGTGCTGAGGTATACACATAACTTGAAAATACCCTATTTTGTGAAAGAAAACTTTCTCATGGAAAATTCTGGTATGACCATCTCCCTGTTGGACAACGaagttgaaattgaaacaatcacaaatCTACAGCATGCCTGCTACAATGAGAGAAGTTACC GTAATTATTTACTTCAGTTGGCTAGGAAGAGGCAAAATTCTGAGGATCTATCAGGTCTGCTACAAATGAGATCACCCTCGTGTGAAAATCTACGGGAAATTCAAAGAGTTTTCTACTTACTTGAACTAGAATAA